One genomic region from Equus caballus isolate H_3958 breed thoroughbred chromosome 4, TB-T2T, whole genome shotgun sequence encodes:
- the PURB gene encoding transcriptional regulator protein Pur-beta, which translates to MADGDSGSERGGGGPGGFQPASRGSGGEQETQELASKRLDIQNKRFYLDVKQNAKGRFLKIAEVGAGGSKSRLTLSMAVAAEFRDYLGDFIEHYAQLGPSSPEQVAAAAGAEEGGGPRRALKSEFLVRENRKYYLDLKENQRGRFLRIRQTVNRGGGPGPGGLQSGQTIALPAQGLIEFRDALAKLIDDYGGEDDELAGGPGGGGGPGGGLYGELPEGTSITVDSKRFFFDVGCNKYGVFLRVSEVKPSYRNAITVPFKAWGKFGGAFCRYADEMKEIQERQRDKLYERRGGDESEGEEVDED; encoded by the coding sequence ATGGCGGACGGCGACAGCGGCAGcgagcgcggcggcggcgggcccgGCGGCTTCCAGCCCGCGTCCCGCGGCAGCGGCGGCGAGCAGGAGACGCAGGAGCTGGCCTCGAAGCGGCTGGACATCCAGAACAAGCGCTTCTACCTGGACGTGAAGCAGAACGCCAAGGGCCGCTTCCTCAAGATCGCCGAGGTGGGCGCGGGCGGCTCCAAGAGCCGCCTCACGCTGTCCATGGCGGTGGCCGCCGAGTTCCGCGACTACCTGGGCGACTTCATCGAGCACTACGCGCAGCTGGGCCCCAGCAGCCCCGAGCaggtggcggcggcggcaggTGCTGAGGAGGGCGGCGGGCCGCGGCGCGCACTCAAGAGCGAGTTCCTGGTGCGCGAGAACCGCAAGTACTACCTGGACCTTAAGGAGAACCAGCGCGGCCGCTTCCTGCGCATCCGCCAGACAGTCAACCGCGGCGGCGGCCCCGGGCCCGGCGGCCTGCAGAGCGGACAGACCATCGCCCTGCCCGCCCAGGGCCTCATCGAGTTCCGCGATGCCCTGGCCAAGCTCATCGACGACTACGGTGGCGAGGATGACGAGCTGGCGGGGGGCCCGGGCGGTGGCGGGGGCCCCGGGGGCGGCCTGTACGGGGAGCTCCCAGAAGGCACCTCCATCACGGTGGACTCGAAGCGCTTTTTCTTCGACGTGGGGTGCAACAAGTATGGGGTGTTCCTGCGTGTGAGCGAGGTGAAGCCGTCCTACCGCAACGCCATCACCGTCCCCTTTAAGGCCTGGGGCAAGTTCGGGGGCGCTTTTTGTCGGTATGCGGATGAGATGAAAGAGATCCAGGAGCGGCAGAGGGATAAACTTTATGAGCGACGCGGCGGAGACGAGTCCGAGGGAGAGGAGGTGGATGAGGATTGA